The genomic region CCCGCAAGGGCAGGGGCTGGCACTCAGGTTCGCGCGCAGCGGCGTGGCCGTGGCGCTGGGTTCGCGCGATGCCGAACGAGCGCACGCCATCGCCGAAGACCTCAACGCGAAACTGACCGAGGCAGGCGGATCTTTCACGGCCATTACCGGCGCGGACAACATCAACGCCGCGCAGTCTGCCGAGCGCATGGTAATGCTGGCCGTGCCCTTCGCCGCGCACGAGGCCACGCTGGAGGAAGTGCGCGCAGCACTCGACGGCAAGATCCTCGTCGATGTCGTGGTGCCGCTGGAGCAGGGCAATCCGCGCGGCTACGGCCCGCCCCCCGAAGGCTCGGCCACCGAGGCAGCCCAGAAGCTGCTGGGCGAGGGGGTCAAGGTCGTGGGCGCTCTGCACAACGTCTCCGCGCACTCGCTGAACGACCTGCCGACGCCGATCAATTGCGACGTCTTCGTCTGCGGCGACGATCTCGCTGCGAAGGAAGAAGTGCAGGCGCTGATCGAGGGCATTGGCGTTCAGACTTACGATGCCGGCCCCGCCAAAAGCGCGCGCTGCGTCGAGGCCATCACGCCTTTGCTGATCCGCCTCAACATCTCGAAGAAGGTTCCCTTCTCCCATGCGGGTGTCCGCATCTGGGCGCCCGGACACTGACGGGCGCGCCACCCAACACCAAGGGGTCTGAAGCGCGGCACCCGATCAAGTCCGCGTCGTTATAAAATGGAGGAAAACAATGGAATTCGGAATTACGTTCAAAGGCTTCGTCGAGCCCGACCGCGCCCGCTATCTGGTGCGTGCCGCCGAATATGCGGGCTTCAGCCATTGCTGGTTCTATGACTCGCATATTCTGTGGCGTGAATGCTATCCCGCCATCGCCATGTGCATGGAGCACACGACGAAGATGCATTTCGGCCCGCTCGTCACCAATCCGGACGTGCGCGACTGGTCGGTCGCCGGCTCGCTGTTCGCCTCGCTGAACAAGCAGAGCAACGGCCGCTTCGAGATTGCGGTCGGCCGCGGCGATTCCTCGCGCCGCGTGATGGGCAAGAAGCCTGCTCCGCTGTCGCGCGTCACCGAATTCGTGCAGAAGATGAAGGCCATGGTGCGCGGTGAGGAAGTCACCTATCCGGAGTGCCCGGAGCCGGTGAAATTCCCCTGGGCCGTCGGCCACGACATGGCTGCCTGGATCGGCGCCTATGGCCCGCTGGCGCTGAAGGCCGCCGGTGAAGCCGCTGACGGCGTGGTGCTCCAGATCGGCGATCCGAGCCTGTGCAAATGGTTCACCGACCAGTGCATCGAGGCCGGCAAGGCAGCCGGGCGCGACATGTCCAAATTCCGCTCCATGGCCGCTGCTCCCGCCTATTTCGGCACCAAAGAAAAAGCCATCGAGGCGACCAAATGGTTCCCGGCCATGGTCGGCAACCACGTCGCCGACATCGTCGAGAAATACGGCGCCGATTCCGACCTCGTGCCGAAAAGCCTCACCAGCTACATCGAGAAGCGCCGCGGCTACGACTATTCCAAGCACGGCCAGAGCGACAATCCCTATCTCGACTTCATCACGCCCGACATCGTCGAGAGCTTCTGCGTGCTCGGCGAGCCGGAG from Aquamicrobium lusatiense harbors:
- the npdG gene encoding NADPH-dependent F420 reductase; the encoded protein is MTIAILGGTGPQGQGLALRFARSGVAVALGSRDAERAHAIAEDLNAKLTEAGGSFTAITGADNINAAQSAERMVMLAVPFAAHEATLEEVRAALDGKILVDVVVPLEQGNPRGYGPPPEGSATEAAQKLLGEGVKVVGALHNVSAHSLNDLPTPINCDVFVCGDDLAAKEEVQALIEGIGVQTYDAGPAKSARCVEAITPLLIRLNISKKVPFSHAGVRIWAPGH
- a CDS encoding TIGR03842 family LLM class F420-dependent oxidoreductase; the encoded protein is MEFGITFKGFVEPDRARYLVRAAEYAGFSHCWFYDSHILWRECYPAIAMCMEHTTKMHFGPLVTNPDVRDWSVAGSLFASLNKQSNGRFEIAVGRGDSSRRVMGKKPAPLSRVTEFVQKMKAMVRGEEVTYPECPEPVKFPWAVGHDMAAWIGAYGPLALKAAGEAADGVVLQIGDPSLCKWFTDQCIEAGKAAGRDMSKFRSMAAAPAYFGTKEKAIEATKWFPAMVGNHVADIVEKYGADSDLVPKSLTSYIEKRRGYDYSKHGQSDNPYLDFITPDIVESFCVLGEPEDHIAKIRELEAAGVTQFNIYLDSGEEEEIIARYGREVIPAFANN